The following coding sequences lie in one Rhodohalobacter barkolensis genomic window:
- the rlmD gene encoding 23S rRNA (uracil(1939)-C(5))-methyltransferase RlmD: MALKKGSEVELTIESTAFKGKGIAKHDGIAVFVPGTAPGDIVKARITRKKKSFREAKVLELLKPSPQRIEPKCSHANVCGGCTWQHLPYTEQIKHKEQHVRDHIERIAHLDPEVVKPILGCDQEFYYRNKMEYSFGTKRWLTEEEIQRDEYVDDSAFAAGLHAPGRFDKILNLNECHLQDPISYQLLDFVRNSCIQNNIAAFDTYKKEGFMRHLVIRNSHFTDDLMVNLVTFRDEPDTMESIKTALLENFPQITTIVNNVNDQPNPTAVGRFEHVLHGPGYIVDQIGNHSFKIHANAFFQTNTRQAEKLYSVAREYAELDNGGHLFDLYCGVGTLSLYMADKADKVTGIEIVDVAVENANFNAQENGVENAEFVLGDMKDTFNDDFLAQNGQPDCVITDPPRSGMHPDVVEQLCNLDVDRLVYVSCNPSTMARDLEKLKEFYVVESVQPVDMFPQTYHIEAVAKLTRR, encoded by the coding sequence ATGGCATTAAAAAAAGGCAGCGAAGTAGAACTGACGATTGAGTCCACAGCTTTTAAAGGTAAAGGTATTGCAAAACATGATGGGATTGCCGTTTTTGTTCCGGGAACAGCCCCCGGAGACATTGTAAAAGCTCGAATTACCCGTAAGAAGAAGTCATTCCGAGAGGCGAAAGTTTTGGAACTTCTAAAGCCCTCCCCTCAAAGAATAGAGCCAAAGTGCAGCCATGCAAATGTATGTGGCGGTTGTACCTGGCAGCATCTCCCCTATACAGAACAGATCAAACATAAAGAACAGCATGTTCGTGATCATATTGAACGTATCGCGCATCTGGATCCGGAAGTTGTAAAACCCATTTTAGGATGCGACCAGGAGTTTTATTACCGAAATAAAATGGAGTATAGTTTTGGTACTAAACGATGGCTGACTGAAGAGGAGATTCAACGGGATGAATATGTAGATGACTCCGCTTTCGCTGCGGGACTACATGCCCCCGGTCGGTTTGATAAAATTCTTAATCTGAATGAATGTCACCTACAGGACCCAATCTCCTATCAGCTTCTCGATTTTGTCAGAAATTCCTGTATCCAAAATAATATAGCCGCATTTGACACCTATAAAAAAGAAGGTTTTATGCGACACTTGGTGATACGAAACAGTCACTTTACCGACGATTTAATGGTTAATCTCGTTACGTTCCGTGATGAACCGGATACCATGGAATCCATCAAGACGGCACTGCTCGAAAATTTCCCCCAGATAACAACCATTGTGAACAACGTAAACGACCAGCCAAATCCAACAGCTGTTGGCCGGTTTGAACATGTACTTCACGGTCCCGGTTATATTGTGGATCAGATTGGAAATCACTCCTTTAAAATTCACGCGAATGCTTTTTTTCAAACCAATACACGTCAGGCAGAAAAACTCTACTCCGTAGCCAGAGAATATGCTGAATTGGACAACGGTGGACATCTATTTGATCTGTACTGTGGAGTAGGAACGCTGTCACTTTATATGGCTGATAAAGCCGATAAAGTAACCGGAATTGAAATCGTTGATGTGGCTGTAGAAAATGCAAATTTTAACGCACAGGAAAATGGTGTGGAAAACGCGGAGTTTGTTCTCGGTGATATGAAAGACACATTTAACGATGATTTTCTGGCCCAAAATGGACAACCCGACTGTGTAATCACAGATCCTCCCCGGTCGGGCATGCACCCCGATGTTGTAGAGCAATTGTGCAATCTTGATGTAGATCGTTTGGTTTACGTTAGCTGTAATCCATCAACGATGGCAAGAGATTTGGAAAAACTCAAAGAGTTCTATGTTGTTGAATCAGTTCAACCGGTAGACATGTTTCCTCAAACCTACCACATTGAAGCCGTTGCTAAATTAACCCGAAGGTAA
- a CDS encoding Crp/Fnr family transcriptional regulator: MLGKNSKLQKLKQQSNIVQNSELLKNLSVTERYELLQLCHRRNYKSGEYVYYQDDPGSGLYFIEEGKIQLQVRNQTGNINTASDNQEPFSITVESPQEIGLVSVGYETRRLSSAQCMTNCTLLGFFTPDFETLKKRNPQTAVKFLESSSKRIMKQLDLSMQKIIEIADTKTAFQIQFETQYQHALTQEETKDL; this comes from the coding sequence ATGCTTGGAAAAAACAGTAAACTCCAGAAATTGAAACAACAAAGTAACATTGTTCAAAACTCAGAATTGCTAAAGAACCTTTCTGTTACTGAAAGATATGAGCTTTTACAACTCTGCCATCGCCGTAATTACAAAAGCGGTGAATATGTTTACTACCAGGATGATCCCGGAAGTGGCTTATATTTCATAGAGGAAGGAAAAATTCAGCTTCAAGTGAGAAATCAGACCGGCAATATAAATACAGCCTCTGATAATCAAGAACCCTTTTCGATAACGGTTGAATCACCACAGGAAATTGGACTTGTTTCTGTTGGATATGAAACTCGCAGGTTGTCTTCAGCCCAATGCATGACCAACTGTACCCTCCTCGGTTTTTTTACACCGGATTTCGAGACTCTCAAAAAAAGAAATCCACAAACAGCCGTAAAATTCCTTGAATCGTCTTCTAAACGAATCATGAAGCAGCTGGACCTCTCAATGCAGAAAATCATTGAGATTGCGGACACTAAAACAGCTTTTCAAATTCAGTTCGAAACTCAATATCAGCATGCATTAACTCAGGAAGAAACTAAAGATCTATAA
- a CDS encoding BamA/TamA family outer membrane protein, with protein MRYFYLPFFLLITLLLVAEQSAAQNGEQGEESVEENEPEQVVRMVRFTGNESVSNSALSTLVRTRNNREFLGIPRFTPWYYIYQLVGVGESPALLDRETVASDIERIRLYYENLGFFDASVDTTIIEYRPRRYEVSFIIDEGRSSRLRSISYTGLPNFEDNQELEDEFFSESLFAGRAENDSTFQVNEQYAAQKLRQEQTRIIDFLKNNGFASVQRDSVRALIKRDEDDRYILDVLYTINPGEFYTFGDVNIQLAGPDGNGEFDQSITEEDSRFAEPGFAIYMDKQDEANTHFDLLTEQLQFRAGESFNQSSYLRTVNAYQNLGMLLINRFGLSEDGSLPDYSNENIPVFFDLQTLPKHSIRTEFFGMRRYGFGTGIGLNYNNNNLLGRAENLSIGINTNLEFVTSSTLNEISPRDDEGNRTTTGSDIFQSYEFRVEYTLPRLNRALSFLSDAPWIESARTRYSLSYSQSNQLFFDINSDVRFNLRYELRHSQQYQSFIDMFELDVVDTDPSSQFRQNLINEFGENSLELLRIEEDFRPQFSSVIRYTLRAQDTNLIKRDYGYFSEVSAALGGNVPYLVDRYIITPGELEETLPSPLGISSNSLAYSRFFKLSADYRRYFSITPDAVAAFRIFSGYAHPIGDSDNIPLNRRFFAGGSNDIRGWSPFRLGPGSIPPDEVTIPGGEVKLAAFTEFRQTFMKNVLSADWYLAWHTDAGNVWYGPGNTFIDDQETDLLREGRFRIDEFYKQIAVGSGIGLRLDWEFLVARFDFTYRIHDLELGWFENRQMYFSFGIGHSF; from the coding sequence GTGCGTTATTTTTACTTGCCGTTCTTTTTATTGATCACTCTACTACTCGTTGCAGAACAATCGGCTGCACAAAACGGAGAGCAAGGTGAGGAATCTGTTGAAGAGAATGAACCGGAGCAAGTAGTAAGAATGGTCCGTTTCACCGGAAATGAATCTGTGAGTAACAGTGCACTGAGCACATTGGTCAGGACACGAAACAACCGCGAATTCTTAGGTATCCCTCGATTCACTCCGTGGTACTATATCTACCAGCTTGTTGGTGTTGGTGAATCACCGGCCCTTCTCGACCGTGAAACCGTAGCTAGCGATATAGAAAGAATTCGCCTCTACTACGAAAATCTCGGCTTTTTTGATGCTTCCGTCGATACCACAATTATTGAGTATCGGCCTCGCAGATACGAAGTCTCCTTTATTATTGATGAGGGAAGGTCCTCCAGGTTACGCAGTATCTCCTATACCGGCTTACCCAATTTTGAAGATAACCAGGAATTAGAGGACGAATTTTTTAGCGAGAGTTTATTTGCAGGGCGTGCTGAAAATGACTCTACTTTTCAAGTGAATGAACAGTATGCTGCTCAAAAATTACGCCAGGAACAGACTCGAATAATCGATTTTTTAAAAAACAATGGATTCGCATCCGTTCAGCGAGACTCCGTTCGAGCTTTGATTAAACGTGACGAAGACGATAGATACATATTAGATGTACTCTACACCATTAACCCAGGTGAGTTTTATACATTTGGAGATGTCAATATTCAGCTTGCAGGTCCGGATGGCAATGGAGAATTTGACCAGTCCATAACTGAAGAGGATAGCCGATTTGCTGAACCGGGATTTGCCATCTATATGGACAAACAAGATGAAGCAAACACACATTTTGATTTATTGACAGAACAACTTCAGTTTCGTGCGGGAGAATCATTTAACCAGTCTTCATATCTTAGAACCGTAAATGCCTATCAAAATTTAGGAATGCTCTTAATCAATCGCTTTGGATTAAGTGAAGACGGATCACTTCCCGATTATTCAAATGAGAATATTCCTGTGTTTTTTGATCTTCAGACTCTGCCAAAGCACTCCATACGTACAGAGTTTTTCGGCATGAGAAGGTATGGTTTTGGTACCGGAATTGGCCTGAATTACAATAACAATAACTTGCTCGGCCGTGCTGAAAACCTATCGATAGGAATAAATACAAATCTTGAATTTGTAACTTCCAGTACCCTGAATGAAATTTCACCCCGTGATGACGAGGGTAACAGAACTACAACCGGATCTGATATATTTCAAAGCTACGAATTCAGAGTTGAATATACTTTGCCGAGATTGAATCGGGCACTTAGTTTTTTAAGTGATGCTCCTTGGATTGAATCAGCCCGAACCCGGTATTCACTGAGCTATAGTCAAAGCAACCAGCTCTTTTTTGATATTAACTCAGATGTGAGATTTAATTTAAGGTATGAGTTACGTCATTCTCAGCAATATCAGAGCTTCATCGACATGTTTGAACTCGATGTTGTGGATACTGATCCGTCATCTCAGTTCAGACAGAACCTGATTAATGAGTTCGGAGAGAACTCTCTTGAATTGTTGAGAATTGAAGAAGATTTCCGGCCACAATTCTCTTCTGTAATTCGGTACACTCTCCGGGCACAAGATACAAACCTGATAAAAAGAGATTACGGCTACTTTAGTGAAGTTTCTGCAGCATTAGGCGGTAATGTGCCCTATCTGGTCGACCGCTACATTATTACACCCGGCGAACTGGAAGAAACCCTTCCTTCCCCATTAGGTATTTCTTCTAATTCCCTTGCATACAGCAGGTTTTTTAAACTTTCGGCAGACTACAGAAGATATTTCAGTATTACACCCGATGCTGTTGCCGCTTTCAGAATATTTAGTGGGTACGCACACCCAATTGGTGATAGTGATAATATTCCTCTAAACCGTAGATTTTTTGCCGGCGGGAGTAATGATATACGCGGCTGGAGTCCTTTTCGACTGGGACCGGGAAGTATTCCACCGGATGAAGTAACGATTCCCGGCGGTGAAGTAAAACTTGCTGCGTTTACAGAATTCAGACAAACATTTATGAAGAATGTTCTCAGTGCTGATTGGTACCTTGCATGGCATACAGATGCCGGTAATGTATGGTATGGGCCGGGAAACACCTTTATTGATGATCAGGAAACAGATCTGTTGAGGGAAGGAAGATTTCGGATTGATGAATTTTATAAACAGATTGCAGTTGGATCAGGTATTGGTCTACGATTAGACTGGGAATTTCTAGTAGCAAGATTTGACTTCACTTATCGAATTCACGATTTAGAACTGGGATGGTTCGAAAATCGACAAATGTATTTCAGCTTTGGTATTGGGCATTCATTTTAA
- a CDS encoding DUF2795 domain-containing protein, whose protein sequence is MIWTVELAAALDDAPFPATREELIEWAERNGLPQQAIDNLYELDEIEEGEETIYEGIEDIWPDYIRKEDFFHGEEDEGFDYDDV, encoded by the coding sequence ATGATTTGGACAGTTGAATTAGCCGCAGCACTTGATGATGCACCTTTTCCGGCAACAAGAGAAGAATTAATCGAGTGGGCCGAGCGTAACGGTTTACCGCAGCAGGCCATCGATAACCTCTACGAACTTGATGAAATTGAAGAGGGTGAAGAAACCATTTATGAAGGAATTGAAGATATTTGGCCGGACTATATTCGAAAAGAGGATTTTTTCCATGGAGAAGAAGATGAAGGATTCGATTACGACGATGTATAA
- a CDS encoding PIG-L deacetylase family protein — protein sequence MNILYIFPHPDDESFGPAPAMSAQLRQGHNVHLLTLTKGEATKQRFRLGVDKKEMAEIRYKEMQCVERTLGLSSMTVLDLPDNELKRMNPIEIENVIESQIHRLKPDVIITYAVHGVSGFEDHLVSHAVVKRVFCKLKEEGSAYPKRLAFFTRMGEVYTDGTFRLSASSDEEIKFVKKCNDADMENFNAALDCYETYKEVIDGSGVREVTTKDVPFEIFGEEISGRLESIVDGLES from the coding sequence ATGAATATTCTGTACATCTTTCCACATCCGGACGATGAATCATTTGGTCCTGCACCGGCAATGAGTGCTCAGCTTCGTCAGGGACATAATGTGCATCTTCTTACACTAACGAAAGGAGAAGCAACAAAACAGCGTTTCCGTTTGGGTGTTGATAAAAAGGAGATGGCTGAGATTCGCTATAAAGAGATGCAGTGTGTGGAAAGAACGTTGGGGTTAAGCAGCATGACGGTTCTGGATCTTCCTGATAACGAACTGAAACGGATGAATCCGATTGAAATTGAAAATGTCATAGAGTCTCAGATTCACAGGCTAAAACCGGATGTAATTATTACTTATGCCGTACATGGAGTCAGCGGTTTTGAAGATCATTTGGTGAGTCACGCCGTTGTTAAAAGGGTTTTTTGCAAACTGAAGGAGGAGGGAAGTGCTTATCCGAAGCGCCTGGCATTTTTTACGCGAATGGGGGAGGTCTATACAGATGGTACATTCAGACTGTCTGCGTCAAGTGATGAGGAGATTAAGTTCGTGAAGAAGTGTAATGACGCCGATATGGAGAATTTCAATGCGGCCCTGGATTGTTATGAAACGTATAAAGAGGTTATCGATGGGAGTGGTGTCCGGGAGGTTACAACGAAAGACGTACCTTTTGAAATTTTCGGTGAAGAAATTAGTGGGCGGCTTGAATCTATCGTGGATGGTTTGGAATCATAA
- a CDS encoding VOC family protein — MKLNRIIETCLYSRNLERSERFYSETLGLNLIRKEENRHLFYRCGNTMLLIFNPIHTNQEQTYVNGNKIPLHGTTGAAHIAFSVERNQFKSWKSHLKEKGIEIESSVKWPGGLKSIYFRDPAGNSLEIIESGMWNIEE; from the coding sequence ATGAAATTGAATCGAATTATTGAGACCTGCTTGTATTCACGCAATCTTGAACGTTCTGAAAGGTTTTACTCAGAAACGTTAGGGTTAAACTTAATCCGAAAAGAGGAAAATCGTCATCTTTTTTACAGATGCGGAAACACCATGCTTCTGATATTTAACCCCATTCACACCAACCAGGAGCAAACTTATGTGAATGGCAATAAAATACCACTTCATGGAACGACCGGAGCTGCACACATTGCTTTTTCTGTTGAACGAAATCAGTTTAAAAGCTGGAAATCGCACTTAAAGGAAAAGGGCATTGAGATTGAATCAAGTGTAAAGTGGCCGGGCGGTTTAAAATCAATCTACTTTCGCGATCCTGCCGGTAACAGCTTAGAAATTATTGAATCCGGTATGTGGAATATTGAAGAGTAA
- a CDS encoding acetate--CoA ligase family protein, producing MIESFFSPKKVAVIGASRDPHKLGYGVIRNLLKYKFKGEIFPVNKNASEILDIPCYSSVEDLPDGIDLAVVVLPATIVPKIIEQCGAKEIKNAIVVSGGFSETGEEGQELEDKLKEVAEKHGIRIIGPNCIGTIDTHTPVNTTFVVGMPEQGGIGFISQSGAMVAAVIDWARGAGVGFSRIVSLGNQIDVTETEMIDLIGNDRQTEVITAYAEGVSDGAKFLKISREIARKKPFVILKGGQSEKGAEAVSSHTGALSGSKEAYSAAFRKSGVLEARTMEEMFDWARTLAWQPLPKGKRVAVLTNAGGPAILAVDALEKVGLEMAPLTNETKNYLKSRLPKAASAKNPVDVLAGSGPATYTLALEALLTDETVDAVIVIQAPQDWFLPASLAEVVGETAGLHKKPVIASIMGKASVDEALNILHKRRVPNVSFPERAASIIAAMVQRKEWMNSENHQPEEAAKYIPADADTYIKNENWEHLIEAYGIKLPEQTEAENLADALDASNKMGYPVVMKILAKEHTHKSDIGGVKVNLQNSEDVKKAWNEITQAAERSNAEMDGVLIQKMLRGGQEIIIGIKQDEQFGPLVVFGTGGTEVELYKDVETAVAPLSDSEANQLIESTIAGKKLKGWRNLPPADMDAVKQALISMSRIAVNHPEILEMEMNPLFVLEKGEGAFAIDIRGTKSSN from the coding sequence ATGATCGAATCTTTCTTCTCTCCCAAAAAAGTCGCTGTTATTGGCGCGTCAAGAGATCCTCACAAATTGGGATACGGTGTTATTCGTAACCTATTGAAATATAAATTCAAGGGTGAAATTTTCCCCGTAAACAAAAATGCATCAGAAATACTGGATATTCCCTGCTACTCATCTGTGGAAGATCTGCCTGATGGAATAGATTTGGCTGTGGTTGTACTGCCGGCTACAATCGTTCCTAAAATCATTGAACAATGCGGGGCAAAAGAGATTAAAAACGCCATTGTTGTCAGTGGTGGCTTTAGCGAAACGGGAGAAGAAGGCCAGGAGCTGGAAGATAAATTGAAAGAAGTTGCCGAAAAGCACGGTATTCGAATCATTGGTCCTAATTGCATTGGAACCATAGACACACATACACCTGTCAATACCACATTTGTGGTTGGGATGCCTGAGCAGGGAGGCATTGGGTTTATATCACAATCCGGGGCGATGGTCGCTGCCGTGATAGACTGGGCTCGTGGTGCCGGAGTGGGTTTCTCTCGTATCGTAAGTTTGGGCAACCAGATTGATGTAACAGAAACCGAAATGATTGATCTGATCGGAAATGATCGTCAAACTGAGGTTATAACAGCATATGCTGAGGGAGTTTCGGATGGAGCTAAATTTTTAAAGATATCTCGCGAAATAGCCCGTAAAAAACCTTTTGTTATTTTGAAAGGCGGGCAGAGTGAAAAAGGTGCAGAAGCTGTTTCATCACATACAGGAGCATTATCAGGAAGCAAAGAGGCATATTCAGCCGCATTTCGAAAATCGGGAGTCCTTGAAGCGAGAACTATGGAAGAGATGTTCGATTGGGCACGAACACTGGCCTGGCAGCCCCTTCCAAAAGGAAAACGGGTAGCTGTTCTCACCAACGCCGGAGGACCCGCAATTTTAGCCGTGGATGCCCTTGAAAAAGTCGGTCTTGAAATGGCTCCGCTAACAAACGAAACTAAAAATTATCTCAAAAGCCGTTTACCGAAAGCCGCAAGTGCGAAAAATCCGGTAGACGTTCTTGCAGGCTCAGGTCCCGCAACCTATACACTTGCACTCGAAGCTCTTCTGACAGATGAGACTGTAGATGCAGTTATTGTTATTCAGGCGCCCCAGGACTGGTTTCTGCCCGCGAGTTTAGCTGAAGTTGTGGGAGAAACTGCCGGTTTACACAAAAAACCTGTCATTGCTTCCATCATGGGTAAAGCATCTGTGGATGAGGCACTTAATATTTTGCATAAGCGACGTGTTCCAAATGTGTCGTTTCCGGAGCGGGCCGCATCGATTATCGCTGCGATGGTTCAGCGTAAAGAGTGGATGAATTCAGAAAATCATCAGCCGGAAGAAGCAGCCAAATATATTCCTGCCGATGCGGATACCTATATCAAAAATGAAAACTGGGAACATCTGATTGAAGCGTACGGGATAAAACTTCCTGAACAAACAGAAGCTGAAAACTTAGCCGATGCCTTGGATGCTTCAAATAAAATGGGTTATCCGGTGGTAATGAAGATTCTTGCCAAAGAACATACTCACAAATCAGATATTGGTGGAGTGAAAGTGAATCTGCAAAACTCGGAGGATGTAAAAAAAGCGTGGAATGAAATCACTCAAGCCGCTGAAAGATCAAATGCTGAAATGGATGGCGTATTGATTCAGAAGATGCTTCGGGGCGGACAGGAAATCATTATCGGGATTAAGCAGGATGAACAATTTGGTCCCCTGGTGGTTTTTGGTACGGGAGGCACTGAAGTAGAACTCTACAAGGATGTAGAAACCGCCGTGGCACCTCTCAGCGATAGTGAAGCAAACCAATTAATTGAATCGACCATTGCCGGCAAGAAGCTAAAAGGATGGCGAAATCTACCTCCGGCCGACATGGATGCGGTTAAACAAGCACTCATCAGTATGAGCAGAATTGCAGTAAATCATCCCGAAATTCTCGAAATGGAAATGAACCCTCTATTTGTTTTAGAAAAAGGTGAAGGTGCTTTTGCCATCGATATAAGAGGAACAAAGTCATCTAATTAA
- a CDS encoding tryptophanase, with translation MELKGFKTDTIIEPFRIRSVEPIRFTTMEQRKALLSEAGYNPFLLKAKDVVIDLLTDSGTGAMSAKQWAGMISSDESYAGSESFYRFESAVQDITGFKHVIPTHQGRAAENILFTTIAKKGDVIPSNTHFDTTRAHVEHNGAEALDLVIDEGRQPLTIHPFKGNMNVEKLEGTIKRVGQDNIPVIMLTLTNNSGGGQPVSMENVKAVSKIARSHDIPFFIDACRFAENSWFIKTREEGYEDKKPIEIAHEIFSYADGCTMSAKKDGMANIGGFLALNNDKLAQDCRSLTILTEGFPTYGGMAGYDMEAVATGLYEALDEGYLKYRIRSTAYLGDKLIDAGISIVQPTGGHAVYIDAKEMLPQIDPLEYPAWSLTNALYLIGGVRAVEIGSVMFGLQPDGSEKPASMELVRLAIPRRVYTQSHIDYLAEVVIHAYNQRNELKGYKIISSPAVLRHFSAKLQPLDQ, from the coding sequence ATGGAGCTAAAAGGATTTAAGACTGACACCATCATTGAGCCATTTCGAATTCGATCAGTGGAGCCTATCCGGTTCACCACAATGGAACAACGTAAAGCCCTGTTGAGTGAAGCGGGTTATAACCCATTTTTATTGAAAGCAAAGGATGTGGTTATTGATCTTCTAACGGATAGCGGAACAGGGGCCATGTCTGCAAAACAGTGGGCGGGCATGATTAGCAGTGATGAATCTTATGCAGGATCTGAGTCATTTTACAGATTCGAAAGCGCAGTTCAGGATATAACCGGTTTTAAACATGTTATCCCCACGCACCAGGGAAGGGCTGCTGAAAATATTCTCTTTACAACGATCGCCAAAAAAGGGGATGTCATTCCCAGTAACACTCATTTTGATACCACCCGTGCCCACGTCGAACACAACGGAGCAGAGGCTTTAGACCTGGTGATTGATGAAGGACGCCAGCCGCTGACTATCCATCCGTTTAAAGGAAATATGAACGTTGAAAAACTGGAAGGGACAATCAAGCGAGTTGGACAAGACAATATTCCGGTCATCATGCTAACGTTGACGAATAATTCGGGTGGCGGGCAACCGGTTAGTATGGAGAATGTAAAAGCGGTGTCCAAAATAGCCCGAAGTCATGATATACCATTTTTTATTGATGCATGTCGATTTGCCGAAAACAGCTGGTTTATCAAAACCAGGGAAGAAGGGTATGAGGACAAAAAACCGATAGAGATTGCACACGAGATCTTTAGCTATGCTGATGGATGCACCATGAGTGCCAAAAAAGACGGTATGGCCAATATCGGTGGATTTCTTGCTTTGAATAATGATAAACTCGCTCAGGATTGTCGAAGCCTTACAATACTTACCGAAGGTTTTCCAACCTACGGAGGAATGGCCGGTTATGATATGGAAGCTGTTGCTACCGGTCTGTACGAAGCATTGGATGAGGGATATCTGAAATATCGTATCAGATCCACAGCATATTTGGGAGATAAACTGATTGATGCGGGAATTTCGATTGTGCAGCCAACGGGAGGTCATGCCGTTTACATTGACGCAAAAGAGATGCTGCCTCAAATTGATCCGCTTGAATATCCGGCCTGGAGTTTGACCAACGCACTTTATCTGATTGGAGGTGTGCGTGCCGTTGAAATTGGAAGTGTCATGTTTGGCTTGCAGCCGGATGGTTCAGAGAAACCCGCATCCATGGAGCTGGTGCGGCTGGCAATTCCGCGAAGAGTGTACACTCAAAGCCATATCGACTATTTAGCTGAGGTTGTGATTCATGCATATAATCAGAGAAATGAACTGAAAGGATATAAAATTATATCATCGCCTGCTGTATTGAGGCACTTTTCAGCTAAACTTCAGCCGTTGGATCAGTAA